From a region of the Candidatus Bathyarchaeota archaeon genome:
- the moaC gene encoding cyclic pyranopterin monophosphate synthase MoaC, which produces MSMVDISKKPEVFREATAKGTIKLKAKTMQLIKDGKVEKGDVFSLAKIAGVLAAKKTSELVPLCHALPLSTIDISVETADESMVAVEATVKAFAKTGVEMEALVAVSVALLTVWDMTKQYEKDRKGQYPTTVIEDVRVSRKVKKE; this is translated from the coding sequence ATGAGTATGGTAGATATAAGCAAGAAGCCAGAAGTTTTTCGCGAGGCAACAGCTAAAGGCACAATAAAGTTGAAAGCCAAAACCATGCAGCTAATCAAGGATGGGAAGGTTGAGAAGGGTGATGTTTTCAGTTTGGCGAAGATTGCAGGCGTTTTAGCAGCTAAAAAAACGAGTGAACTTGTCCCGCTGTGTCATGCCCTACCGTTGTCCACCATAGACATTTCAGTTGAAACTGCTGACGAGTCAATGGTAGCTGTGGAAGCAACGGTCAAAGCCTTTGCAAAGACCGGTGTGGAGATGGAAGCGCTAGTAGCCGTTTCTGTTGCGCTTTTGACAGTATGGGATATGACCAAACAATATGAAAAAGACCGCAAAGGCCAGTACCCTACAACCGTTATCGAAGACGTCAGGGTTTCGCGCAAGGTGAAGAAAGAGTGA
- a CDS encoding winged helix-turn-helix domain-containing protein: protein MKVEDIFSSRGRVRIMRILSEIGELNISGIAKRAGLNYTTTNEHLQKLENAGLIKHKSFGRIRIYRFNEENAKARAIKDLMELWEQENSVYAKKIGRGEGRGG from the coding sequence ATGAAAGTTGAAGACATATTCTCTTCCAGAGGAAGAGTTAGAATTATGCGCATTCTCTCCGAGATAGGAGAACTAAACATTTCCGGCATCGCAAAACGCGCAGGACTAAACTACACTACAACCAACGAACATTTGCAAAAGCTAGAGAATGCAGGTTTGATAAAACACAAGTCTTTCGGTCGCATTCGCATTTATCGTTTCAACGAGGAAAACGCAAAAGCGAGGGCTATAAAAGATTTGATGGAATTGTGGGAACAAGAAAACAGCGTATACGCCAAAAAAATAGGGAGGGGGGAGGGGAGGGGGGGGTAG